One region of Bombus affinis isolate iyBomAffi1 chromosome 3, iyBomAffi1.2, whole genome shotgun sequence genomic DNA includes:
- the LOC126914246 gene encoding uncharacterized protein LOC126914246: MPYKLTYFPVTALGEPIRFLFSYAGTPFDDERINKDVWPEIKPLTPYGQLPMLVTDKGKVGQSTAICRYLAKQYGLAGKNDWEALLIDATVDTIHDVRYKLASFHYEGDEKVKAAKRKAAEETLPFVLERLDQQVKENDGYFHNGTLSWADLTFVALLDYFCFMYESDLIMNYINLTRLKEKVLALPNIKSWIERRPDSLRERCLILYHTVGSSEYFIEYIDPCLFKWREATGFILSHSEVSHNSLAQYCAIRYYALKKKMPSYKLTYFNITGLAEPIRLVLHQSGIKFEDKRLTQDEWPEVKKGMPLGQVPVLEIDGKAYYQSKAILRLLARKNNLYGSNDEEAFLVDATVDTIDDVRSAYSQYHWEQDPGYKAKLKTNADNKLPMLQKLDEQVKKNGGHFVNGKLTWADLFYAAQSETLSNMLQTDINKDHPELKKLVEKVRSLPNIKAYLDSRPKSMF; encoded by the exons ATGCCCTATAAATTGACTTACTTCCCAGTCACGGCATTGGGAGAACCAATCCGTTTTCTCTTTAGCTATGCTGGTACTCCATTTGATGATGAACGTATCAACAAAGACGTCTGGCCAGAAATAAAGCCCT TGACTCCTTATGGTCAGCTTCCTATGCTCGTAACTGATAAAGGAAAGGTTGGTCAATCTACAGCTATTTGCCGTTACTTAGCCAAACAATATGGCTTAGCTGGAAAGAATGACTGGGAAGCTCTTCTTATTGATGCCACTGTTGATACTATTCATGATGTTCGTTATA AACTTGCCTCCTTCCACTATGAGGGGGACGAGAAGGTCAAAGCTGCAAAACGCAAGGCTGCTGAAGAGACGCTGCCATTCGTTTTAGAACGTTTGGACCAGCAAGTGAAGGAAAATGATGGCTACTTCCACAACGGTACTCTCTCCTGGGCTGATTTAACATTCGTTGCTCTGCTCGATTATTTTTGCTTTATGTACGAGTCTGATCTGATTATGAATTACATCAATCTGACGCGGCTGAAGGAAAAGGTCCTCGCTCTGCCTAACATCAAAAGCTGGATTGAGAGGCGCCCAGATAGC CTTCGAGAACGATGTTTGATTTTATATCATACAGTTGGAAGCTCAGAGTATTTCATTGAATATATTGATCCATGTTTGTTTAAATGGAGAGAAGCGACAGGTTTCATTCTGAGTCACTCTGAAGTTTCGCACAACTCTCTTGCGCAATATTGCGCAATACGCTATTATGCCCTTAAAAAA AAAATGCCCAGCTACAAATTGACTTACTTCAACATCACTGGCCTTGCTGAACCAATTAGGCTGGTTTTGCACCAAAGTGGAATTAAATTCGAAGATAAGAGGCTCACTCAGGATGAATGGCCGGAAGTTAAGAAAG GTATGCCACTTGGTCAAGTACCCGTCTTGGAAATCGACGGCAAGGCTTACTATCAATCGAAAGCAATCCTTCGCCTGCTCGCCAGAAAAAACAATCTCTATGGTTCCAACGATGAAGAAGCTTTCCTAGTCGATGCCACCGTTGACACCATCGATGACGTGAGATCAG CATACTCTCAGTACCACTGGGAACAAGACCCTGGATATAAGGCCAAGCTGAAGACCAACGCTGACAACAAACTTCCCATGCTCCAAAAGTTAGATGAGCAAGTGAAGAAAAACGGAGGACACTTTGTCAATGGAAAG TTAACATGGGCTGACCTTTTCTATGCCGCACAATCGGAGACCTTGTCCAACATGCTGCAAACCGACATCAACAAAGACCACCCTGAACTGAAGAAATTGGTAGAGAAAGTTAGGTCGCTACCCAACATCAAAGCTTATCTCGACAGCCGACCCAAAAGCATGTTTTAA
- the LOC126914755 gene encoding glutathione S-transferase-like: MSEGLPTYKLIYFNARGRAEHIRYIFAYAGIDYIDERIPKERWPELKKSMPYGMLPVLEIDGKPIAQSNAVARYLARKHNLTGRDEWEAMMCDVLVDTLGDLKQSISQYRTEEDHCKKEEKKAKLLKETIPFYLNKFEQTVGENGGYTVASTTTWADFVFAVALENFENIFGATALENYPGLRALKKRVHEIPAIVGWLAKRPHTEF; encoded by the exons ATGAGCGAGGGACTACCAACTTACAAATTGATCTATTTTAACGCCCGTGGTCGTGCCGAGCATATTCGCTACATATTTGCATACGCTGGCATCGACTATATCGACGAGAGGATCCCCAAAGAACGCTGGCCTGAATTGAAGAAAT CAATGCCTTATGGAATGCTGCCTGTGCTGGAGATAGACGGGAAGCCGATAGCGCAGAGCAACGCTGTAGCGCGATACTTGGCGAGGAAGCACAATCTAACGGGAAGGGACGAATGGGAAGCGATGATGTGCGATGTGCTCGTCGATACTCTTGGAGATTTGAAGCAAT CTATATCCCAATATCGCACGGAGGAGGACCACTgcaagaaggaagaaaagaaggcGAAACTTTTGAAGGAAACAATACCATTTTACTTGAATAAATTCGAGCAGACTGTTGGTGAAAATGGAGGATATACCGTTGCCTCCACC ACGACGTGGGCGGACTTCGTGTTTGCAGTGGCCCTTGAAAATTTCGAGAATATTTTTGGAGCGACGGCTTTAGAAAATTATCCAGGTCTTCGAGCGTTGAAGAAAAGGGTTCATGAAATACCGGCTATTGTTGGTTGGCTGGCTAAGCGACCACACACAGAATTCTAA